The region ATGCCTATGTATTAATTCCAGCATTTAGGGCTGCCGTTGAAGGGAAATCTCCGAAAGCAATAGGAAATGCTAAAAAAGCAGGATTGCCGATACCTAACTGGAGAATTACCTATTCAGGACTGAAAAATATTCCTATTATTAACGGGCAGTTTTCTAAGTTTGATATCTCACATGCTTATAGTGCTACCTATACAGCAACGGGTATTCAGTCTAGTATCGATTATTATAATATTGGAACTTCAGGTAATAATAAAGATGTAAACGGAGATTATATCAATCCTTATACTTTCTCTCAGGCAACATACCTAGAATCTTTCTCCCCACTTATCGGGATAGATGTTACCATGAGAAATAATATGCAGTTTGGACTGCAGTACAATAAGAACAGAATGCTGCTTTTAGGATTGGTAAACCATACCCTTACTGAAGAAGCCAATACAGAATATGTGGTAAGGTTAGGATATATTATTCGAAACTTTAGATTGGGAATGGACAATTCAAGAGGAAGCAGATCTAAAGGAAGCGATCTTAATATTAGAGGAGATATTTCATTGAGAGATGGACAGACAAGCATCATGAATATTTTGCTAAATGACTCTCAGGTTACAGGAGGTCAAAAAGTAATGAATATCAAACTTTCTGCAGATTATAATGTTTCCCAAAATCTGAATTTAAGACTGTTCTATGAACAATTGACATCAAAATATAAAATATCCACAGCGTTCCCATTATCAACGATCAGAGCAGGTATTTCTGCTACATTTACATTTGGTGATTCCGGTGGATTCTAAAAAATATTCAAAAAACTATAATTGCTCCCTTTCTACTCGTTAGTCAGGGAGTTTTTATTTAAATACCATTCACTTCCTTGGATCTTAAGTGAAGGTTTTGTTACCTTTGAAAATCAAATATTATCAATTAAAATCAATATAAAGGTATACTTTAAAGTATGCCTTTTATTCTTACTACAAACTATGGAAATCGTAAAAAAGAAAACGTACCGGGAAAATTATTTATTAAAGATTGGAATTCCTTCATTTATTTGCTTTAACCTTCTTGCAATTATTCTCGATCACTTTAAAATTACGGATCCATCCTCCAGAGAAACGAGATTTAATAATCTTAATGTAATGACTATGATTCTTGGCGGTGTTTTATTTGCACCTGTTTTTGAAGAACTCTTTTTTCGGGGTATTTTTACGGGGAAAAAATATTTAAAATATATAAGCTACTTTGGGATTGCATTTTTTGTGATGATGCAGCAAAGCTACTTTCTGATTCCTCTATTAATACTGTTTATTATTTTATCTGAATTAAAAACTAAAAATAATTTTCTGAAATACTCTTACTTTGTAAATGCTTTATTGTTTAGCTTAATGCATTACAAGTTTTACGACTTACTAAGTATTTTCTCATATCCTAGCATTATTGGAACTGCGGGATTGGCCTTGGTTTTAATATGGTTGGTTCTTAATGTTGGACTTTGGTCTTCCATACTGGTACATTTTCTTGTTAATGGGACTCTTATTTCTACTGCAATTATAGCCTATGAAAACTCAGACAGAACGTTGAAAAAAGTAGAAACCAATGATTTTGTAATGACCTATCAATACGTTTCACTGTTTGAAAAGGAAGGGCAGGTAGAATTTTACCAAAACAAAGAAGTTAAAGCAGTAAATACAAGCATTGATAATATTAATAAATTATTTTGCCCAAACACGGAATTAAAAGAGGTATATTTCGGTATGTTCAATATCACCATAAAAAGAAAACAAAACAGTACAAAAAAGTTAGACTGTCAGACATTTCATGAATTACTGGATAAAAGCAAGATTACAGAAGAATAATTGATATGAACTTAAAATTTTCCCTGTAAATCAACAGCTTTAATCTTCCCGATAAATATTTCTCTATTTCCTTTGAGCATTTATCTATTTTGAATAAATTTGTTGGCATAAAAAAATAAAAATGAACACACCATCAGAATTAAAGTACACTAAAGATCACGAATGGATTAAGATTGAAGGTAACGTTGCTACAATCGGTATTACAGATTTCGCACAGGGCGAGTTGGGAGATATCGTATATGTAGATGTAGATACTGTAGATGATGAGCTTAATGGAGGAGACGTTTTCGGAAGTGTAGAAGCTGTAAAAACAGTTTCAGACTTATTCTTACCTATTTCTGGAAAAGTGATTGAATTTAACTCAGAATTAGAAGATCAGCCGGAATTATTAAATTCAGACCCTTACGGAGACGGATGGATCATTAAATTAGAAATTGCTGGAGGTGCAGATCATTCAGAATTACTTTCTGCAGAAGAATATCAGGCTATCATTGGATAGGATATCAAAAATATTTAGTAAGATTTTGCCCATTTATTGGGCATTTCTTACTTATATGCTGCTTAAGCCCGGAGAAGAGAATCACGAATACTGGTTCATGTTCAACGGTATCGACAAAGTTTTACATCTAAGTATATTCGCAATGCTTGGTTTCTGCTTCATGGCAGTCTTCCCAAAAATTAAGTTCTCTTACTTTTTTCAAATTATTCTTATTTACGCCTTTCTCACAGAGATCCTTCAGGAAGAAATGGGGCTCGGAAGATCCATGGAAACTCTCGATGTTGTTGCAGATACCATTGGATGCTTGATCGGCTATTATACATATAAGGTACTTATCAAACGTTTTTTCTGATTAACAAATAGGATTTCCTCAAAAGAAAAGTACATTTCATCAATGTTCATGAATTATTAGGAGCTTTATCCTGCTCTCCGCACTCGCTATTTTCTTTTAAAAGAAAATGAGCTCAGACAAATGCTGCGATCAGGGCTATATAAATATACTATATAATAAGAGGTAATTACAATAGTAACTTTTTTCTACAATTAAAACCTGTCAGGTTTCAAATTTCACGATATATTCACCTAAACAAATACTGCATCCATTCTTAAAACCAGCTCTGAGTACGTTTTGAGAAATAATTACGATTCATTTTGTTATTGTGGATAAGTGTGTGTTCTGATTTATGTAAAAGTGTATCAATATATTATGTCTATAATTTTCCCACAATTGTAATTCTGTTTTAATTTTATGTTAAGTAAGTTTGGAAGTGTAGGGTTAAAGTCTTTATCTTTGCCCCACTGAAAACGAGAGTATATCAGTAAGCGCAGAAGAGCCTTTAGATGGGCAAAAAGATTAAGAAAATCACTTTAGGATACGAAGAGAAACAATCAAAAATTTTTAGAAATAAAAGTTGCGGGAGTTAAAAATTTTTGTATCTTTGCAGTCCGGTAAAACGGGAAGCGCAGGAGTGGGATTGAATGGTAAATAAAGAAATTAAGGTCATCAAAAAACTTTAAAAAATTCTCAAAAAACATTTGGTCATAAAGAAATAATTTTTTACTTTTGCACTCGCAAATACGGAGCGCCACTGACAGAGAGAGTGCTTCGGAAAAAGCGAAAGATTGGAAGATCATTGACATACAATATAACAACCAAGTAAGGAAAAACTAAAGCGTTAAAAACTTTGAGTGAGTCAGACAAACATACAATGGAGAGTTTGATCCTGGCTCAGGATGAACGCTAGCGGGAGGCCTAACACATGCAAGCCGAGCGGTATTTGTTCTTCGGAACAGAGAGAGCGGCGTACGGGTGCGGAACACGTGTGCAACCTGCCTTTATCAGGGGGATAGCCTTTCGAAAGGAAGATTAATACCCCATAATATATTAAGTGGCATCATTTGATATTGAAAACTCCGGTGGATAAAGATGGGCACGCGCAAGATTAGATAGTTGGTAGGGTAACGGCCTACCAAGTCAGTGATCTTTAGGGGGCCTGAGAGGGTGATCCCCCACACTGGTACTGAGACACGGACCAGACTCCTACGGGAGGCAGCAGTGAGGAATATTGGACAATGGGTGAGAGCCTGATCCAGCCATCCCGCGTGAAGGACGACGGCCCTATGGGTTGTAAACTTCTTTTGTATAGGGATAAACCTTTCCACGTGTGGAAAGCTGAAGGTACTATACGAATAAGCACCGGCTAACTCCGTGCCAGCAGCCGCGGTAATACGGAGGGTGCAAGCGTTATCCGGATTTATTGGGTTTAAAGGGTCCGTAGGCGGATCTGTAAGTCAGTGGTGAAATCTCACAGCTTAACTGTGAAACTGCCATTGATACTGCAGGTCTTGAGTAAGGTAGAAGTGGCTGGAATAAGTAGTGTAGCGGTGAAATGCATAGATATTACTTAGAACACCAATTGCGAAGGCAGGTCACTATGTCTTAACTGACGCTGATGGACGAAAGCGTGGGGAGCGAACAGGATTAGATACCCTGGTAGTCCACGCCGTAAACGATGCTAACTCGTTTTTGGGGCTTCGGCTTCAGAGACTAAGCGAAAGTGATAAGTTAGCCACCTGGGGAGTACGTTCGCAAGAATGAAACTCAAAGGAATTGACGGGGGCCCGCACAAGCGGTGGATTATGTGGTTTAATTCGATGATACGCGAGGAACCTTACCAAGGCTTAAATGGGAATTGATCGGTTTAGAAATAGACCTTCCTTCGGGCAATTTTCAAGGTGCTGCATGGTTGTCGTCAGCTCGTGCCGTGAGGTGTTAGGTTAAGTCCTGCAACGAGCGCAACCCCTGTCACTAGTTGCCATCATTCAGTTGGGGACTCTAGTGAGACTGCCTACGCAAGTAGAGAGGAAGGTGGGGATGACGTCAAATCATCACGGCCCTTACGCCTTGGGCCACACACGTAATACAATGGCCGGTACAGAGGGCAGCTACACAGCGATGTGATGCAAATCTCGAAAGCCGGTCTCAGTTCGGATTGGAGTCTGCAACTCGACTCTATGAAGCTGGAATCGCTAGTAATCGCGCAT is a window of Candidatus Chryseobacterium colombiense DNA encoding:
- a CDS encoding CPBP family intramembrane metalloprotease, with the protein product MEIVKKKTYRENYLLKIGIPSFICFNLLAIILDHFKITDPSSRETRFNNLNVMTMILGGVLFAPVFEELFFRGIFTGKKYLKYISYFGIAFFVMMQQSYFLIPLLILFIILSELKTKNNFLKYSYFVNALLFSLMHYKFYDLLSIFSYPSIIGTAGLALVLIWLVLNVGLWSSILVHFLVNGTLISTAIIAYENSDRTLKKVETNDFVMTYQYVSLFEKEGQVEFYQNKEVKAVNTSIDNINKLFCPNTELKEVYFGMFNITIKRKQNSTKKLDCQTFHELLDKSKITEE
- the gcvH gene encoding glycine cleavage system protein GcvH, encoding MNTPSELKYTKDHEWIKIEGNVATIGITDFAQGELGDIVYVDVDTVDDELNGGDVFGSVEAVKTVSDLFLPISGKVIEFNSELEDQPELLNSDPYGDGWIIKLEIAGGADHSELLSAEEYQAIIG
- a CDS encoding VanZ family protein — translated: MPIYWAFLTYMLLKPGEENHEYWFMFNGIDKVLHLSIFAMLGFCFMAVFPKIKFSYFFQIILIYAFLTEILQEEMGLGRSMETLDVVADTIGCLIGYYTYKVLIKRFF